TACGCAGTTAGTCTGACATCCAGCACCCACATCAATatgcagagctggaagcagacatacaGCTCCATTCAgtatgtagtggccagaccaggttactgcaatCAGACCTCCACCACCTGATTATTGCTGACCCACCATTACTCTTCTAAGCAATTCCAAGTCAATGACAaagctgccattcatttcaatgggagttctaaAGGTGGAATCTGTCTCAATAGCTCAGCGAGCAGCTattgagcattttttttccactcgaTGGAGGGGGTAGGGAGAACGCTACTGCAGATTCCATCGTAAATTCAGCATCAAactcctacatgtgaacacccccttacatgCAAGAACAATTCACAGAGTATAAAGGGTCCTTTATATATAAGGCAATATAAATGCAAATTGTACGCCTTACTGGAATTGTCCGCTGTTCTTATAATAGGATGTAAATAACTTGTGCAATTTATGGTTTCCAGATAACTCAGCAAACTACAACTTACAGAGAACAAGAAACAGAAAGTGAAAACCAACCATGCTTGCAAGAAGTCTGCATGTAAATAAAGTGATCTACAATGGCTGTGGAGCTGGCGTGTTAACCCTCCAACTCCGGGGGTGGCTCTGTCATAGACAAGCAGTAAAGGCTTCAGGGACTGAATTCCTAGGAAAGCAAATAATTGTATGATATCATTACCAATAACTCATCTCTTTATTCTGTAGCCGGAGGTGATAACACTCCATCCCTGAATAGAACTACAAGGTGTACTTTATCCGGTTcctaagattgatggcctatccttaggtccTGCAGCACCACCCCATAGTCCGTACCTACACTCGCTGCTACAGTTTGCACTGAGATTTTCTAAAACATATCACATATTGATCAACTTTACATTATTTTTGGCAGGGAGAATGGGAAAAACCTATTCTGTCATATTTCCCATTTTCTTACATTGCATTGTTCTTTATGGGGTTAATTTTATCATTCGGGATTGTCAGGATCATGTCAATACCATGTGTGGGCGCTTTATATGCTTCAACACTTCTGCAtaataaaagcagtttttttttctattgaaaaCACTTTTTCCAGGCAATTTGCTGCTAAATTCACCTTCTGAAATGCAAAACAGTCAGTTTCTACTGCAGATATTCTTTTTCCATAGCATGCGGATGAGACCCGGTAAAATCTCAGCAACTTTGCTAGGACTGTAATACGCTGCAGATTTTCCTCCCACAAATACAGAAGTATGTTATGCATGAATATCTCCATTAACTCCTTAAATGCTGCAGACTATTGATCAAAGTACCTTAGAGGGTTAAACATTCCGTCCAACGAGAGCCATTACAGCTACATATAAGATATATATTACATTGCTGTCATTTCTCATCACAGTTATGGTGTGGTGTGCATTGGGGTTTACCATGTGAACATGGCTGTGTCTTGGTTTAAATACATGATTTTTTGAACTTGTAATAGCTGTCTTGAACCCATACTTTTTGCTATATGTATGGTCTTTACCCATAGTTGattcaggctacgactaagaaaggtcctctttcgaAACGCGTCAACCAGGAACGCTTTTCACCACTATGGGAATTATCATTTCTGTCTAACCATCCAAATGATTTTAATTGTTCAAGATTAATAAAAAGGCATTTTAAAGAAACAGATGATTTCTGCTGGACTTCATCTTCTATTTCAAGTTTTCTTATGTAGATGACTCCTTGACCACTGTAGAGGTTTATGGGACTTGGGATTGATCATCAGTTGATGATCATTGGTGATCCAACACCTGGGACTACCAATGGACTGCATGGTTGTAATGAGGCACTCACTAAGaccaggttcacacggggtatttttggtccagaacctgaggcagaggtcatctcaggttccagtccaaaatacgggtagctatgactggatgctggtgcagtgcaccggcatccagtcgcgcacaccgctccggattaggcccaaatgaataggcctagtcgggagggagtgtcttcagggggAATTGTGAGGccactccgcctgaagaaagagcacgtctgttctttttttccgtgagccgtaaCAAACCGAtcccggaaaaaaaaactaaccggctcccattgattccaatgggagccatctttttggtcaggattttgaggcagatatggcctcaaagtcctgaccaaaataccctgtgtgaactgagcctaagctTCTTCTTCTCCAGCCACGTGACATCTCACTCACCAAATGAATGTGCTGAGCTgctataccaagcacagccactgtatgaatgtatggcgctgtgccttAGACAGCCGATTGGCCAGGGGCTTAGGTTGGACCCCTAGCAATCTTTACAagtgatgaccaatccttaggttaggtcatcaattagggcctggaaaacccctttaggggccccacattgtgaaaacgctgtgttttagattgcagaaaaaaacctgaaGCGGAAATTCTGCGATTTAAAAGAcgctgtcaattatacctacggaaacgctggcacttCCCGCATACGTATAACAGAACCAGAAAGGGCCTTTGGCAGCGATTCACAACGTTAAGGTTTTATGATCCTTTCATACATCCTAGTTGCACCAATTTTTTTTGGTGTATCTTATTTATAACAACTAATAAGTGAACCCTGGATTTAACCCTATGCTTACTGCACGTCTCCATCATAATTCAGAATCTACTAAAAAATATTCATGCTTTGAGTTCAATGCAGTTTATATATCTTGCGGGAAAAATTGGGTATTTTCTATAACAGGGACtttccatctctcctccagtttttaGTAATTCCTCTACCCCCTTCCTACAGTAATAAAGAAGTGTGATCTTCTGGAGGAAGCACGAGCTGTTCATTTCAGAGGTGTACAGTACCAGTAACAAAAACGCACAGGAATCCGTATCCAAAGGGGGTGGAAACACTGCAACTAACACATTACTAACTAACACTAGTACACATTTCTTATTTCGGGGGCCATAAAGCCAGTGATAGATCGCATATACCAGCAGCCGCAGTGTCCTGTACACGTCAGGCGCCATACCTTGCTCCAGGCACGGCTTCCCTTTGGGCACCTTCTCTGCCCCGCATACAGTGAAGGTGTGGGAGCCATCACTGAGGCGCAATGTGGTCCCGCGTTCAGGCCGCACCTGGATGACACTGCCCTGCATCCACACCACGCTGACCTCCAGCTCCCCACCACCAGGCGACCTCTCCAGCCAGAACGATGGCGGCGCTCCCGGTCGTTTCTTGCACTGCTTCAGCTGTACGGCCAGCATCTTTACCGGGGGAGAACTAAACTGTCCGCCCCCTGCCTGTATCACAGTCGTGTCCGCCATGTGTAAACCCACGGCAGCTTCAAATAACCGCGCTATACACAAGAGGACTCACAGCCACTAGAGCGCAAACTACTCGCAGCATACATGTCCCTTGTTAGTCAGCCGCCATTTTTATGTAGCCTCAGGTTCTACAGCACTTGTGATACGGTAAaagctaaatactagacgccgtaaggaTCTTCTGACGTCatcaggtcacatgaccggataggcgtgtctttacttGTAAGAAGGTCCTTCCACTGTATCATGTAtagtggagcaacatggagagctgtggggtgtagtgtaagggggagagatgtggagttCAGGGTTGagtgtgggggaagagatgtggagtgcagggtgtagtttgcagggagatgtggggtgtagtgtgagggggagagatgCATGGTGAAGAGTGATGGGGGGTTCAGGGTATAGTGTgatgtggagagatgtggggtgaagggtgtagtgtgagggggagagatgtggagttCAGAGTTGagtgtgggggaagagatgtgaggtgcacgGTGTAGTTTACAGGAAGATGTGGGGTGAAGGTtgactgtgtgggggagagatgtgacgtgggatagtaacagtgtgggggtacactggaggaacatgggggatagtggaatgcttgttagtaatgtggggtacacatgggggatagtgggatgATTGCTAGTAATATGTGGGTACActagagggacatggaggatagtgcggggcttgttagtaatgtggggtacactggagggatatgggggatagtgagaTATACgtggatgtagttatagctgtattcattaaagaggacctttcaccatatctgggcacaggcagttctatatactgccagaaagctgacagtgcgctgaattcagcgcactgtcggctttcccgatccgtgcccggtgtaaagcgctatcggtcccggtaccgtagcgctttacagtcagaagggcgtttctgaccattagccagagacgtccttctgcctcgcggcgccaatcgcgctgtgctgtggagcggggaggaacgccccctccctctcctgataatgctagtctacggacaagctgtgtgagcagagggagggggcgttcctccccgctccacagcacagcgcgattggcgccgcgaggcagaaggacgtctctggctaatggtcagaaacgcccttctgaccatagaagagctacggtaccgggccgtaagctcttcacaccgggcacagatcgggaaagccgacagtcagctttctggcagtatatagaactgcctgtgcccggatatggtgaaaggtcctctttaatatcggGTCTCCGTCATAAAATACTGTGAAGACTCAAGggctatgatggccgccatctttaaaggtccgGTATGTACTAttacggatgttgggaaggggtacaATTATTTAAAAAGTGATCtctgagtttgttcatgtttCACTGTTGATTTTACTTTATGTATTGTCcaaaaaattaaatttaataCAAATAAAAGTGTAAATAGTGTTCTGTGAGTGTCATATctttaatagtaagaaatccacCAAATAGCTAtaacttaaccccccccccctttgtgtCACCAAAGCTACTCTGGCCGCTAATACGGGCCGCGTATTTTGGCTCTgatgtgggaagccgcgtcagaataggaccaaaatgcgcctaccGCGGACTCctgctccggaataggcccaattgaatgggcctagtgtggAGGGTGCTATCGCGAGGCGGACatcggggctgactcagccgcagtatctggttgaagaaagggcagctcgcttctttttttctgtgagctggaacatactgctcatggataaaaggaagctagcggtctacatagacctctattctgagatggattcggcatcagaatctgccccatgtgaacaagcgctaaggctgagttcacacttttttttttgtagattatgagccccacatagggcacacaatgtacatttttttccctatcactatgtcttttttggagtaggggatggaaatccacgcaaacgcagggagaacatataaacttgcagatgtttttttgcccttggcaagatttgaaccagggactccagtactgcaaggctgcagtgctaaccactgagccaccatgtggcccctcgtatggagttttttggtaaggaatcttcctcaaaatcctgaccaaaaaacgcctcaccatacagtcctatgtaatcttttttttttccgctagcaggaaaaatccgctcttcaggtggattccacctcaggaaatcaatacaagtcaatgggaggtggaaaaaccgctagctaggcaaaaaaaaagcctcaaaaaacgtTAGGCAGATTTTCCACCcccaattgacttgcattgatttttgtcAGGAGGAAACGCCTgaaaaacacgtcaaaaaacgTCTCATGACTTTTCCTAAAGcgtttttttcctgaccaaaaaactctgtgttctTACCCTAAGTGTCCATTCacccggaggaaaatggtgaggaatttggtgtggaatttaccacgctgaaaaaaagcctccaattgatttcaatgggttctgctagctttttttttccactagcagaattttccctgagggtgcattcacagggagtaacgtgcagcatgacctggcacgtatacgccgtgtgagattttgagcgccgtatacgctcccattgatttcaatgggagttagtctcgtatacgctgcgtgattttgcggccacttTGGGGTTACGCAATAACTGTA
This region of Leptodactylus fuscus isolate aLepFus1 chromosome 8, aLepFus1.hap2, whole genome shotgun sequence genomic DNA includes:
- the RMI2 gene encoding recQ-mediated genome instability protein 2 — translated: MADTTVIQAGGGQFSSPPVKMLAVQLKQCKKRPGAPPSFWLERSPGGGELEVSVVWMQGSVIQVRPERGTTLRLSDGSHTFTVCGAEKVPKGKPCLEQGKYVMVMGSVLSCSPEPILRAVKISDLSDNPVHRTMWQYEVEDLHMNIKYS